In one window of Actinomycetota bacterium DNA:
- the dnaN gene encoding DNA polymerase III subunit beta codes for MRIRTAKSNLLEAVQTASRAVSTRSTLPILSGILLRTPHVSEGQGDKLFLCSTDLEISIKCEVDVTVQSPGSIVIPARLLTDIIRNLPEATIEMHLDSSNQLNITCGKSKFLIRILSPEDFPRFPEIIPKDDFTIEPGILLNVIRQVIKGVSRDETRPVLTGVLVNIKGNRLKMVATDGYRLAVRVAETGSSYESDDTENRENDVLNAIIPARTLDELTKIISSHQDEISEVGIKATENQIIFNSNVSTKAATDRKITLISRLIEGQFPNYQQLLPEGYELRLEIERDQFINALRRVSLLAQNNPVKLKIDDEQMKISAMTYDVGEAMEEIEVKNSGGGMEIAFNPQFLLDGLVSVGEEKVAFEMTSPIKPALLKPSGPENFLYLIMPVRLS; via the coding sequence TTGAGAATTAGAACCGCAAAAAGCAATCTTCTTGAAGCTGTACAAACAGCTTCAAGGGCAGTCTCGACCAGAAGTACATTACCCATCTTAAGTGGTATACTCCTTCGAACTCCTCATGTATCCGAAGGGCAGGGAGATAAGCTCTTTCTATGCTCAACAGATCTTGAGATTTCCATAAAATGTGAGGTCGATGTCACTGTACAATCCCCAGGCTCGATTGTCATTCCCGCTAGATTACTCACCGATATCATAAGAAATCTACCCGAGGCTACAATCGAGATGCATTTAGACTCCTCCAACCAGCTGAATATAACCTGTGGAAAATCCAAGTTTCTAATTAGAATTTTATCCCCTGAGGATTTTCCAAGATTTCCTGAGATCATACCAAAGGATGATTTCACCATCGAACCGGGAATATTATTGAATGTAATAAGGCAGGTTATTAAGGGTGTATCACGCGATGAGACCAGGCCGGTGCTCACAGGAGTCTTGGTAAATATTAAAGGAAACAGACTCAAAATGGTGGCCACCGATGGTTATAGATTGGCGGTAAGAGTTGCTGAAACGGGATCTTCATACGAATCTGATGACACAGAAAATCGAGAGAATGATGTGCTAAATGCAATCATTCCAGCGAGAACTCTTGATGAGCTAACTAAGATAATCTCCTCCCATCAGGATGAAATCAGCGAGGTAGGCATTAAAGCCACAGAAAATCAAATAATATTCAATTCAAACGTATCTACTAAAGCTGCTACGGACCGGAAGATAACTTTAATTTCCCGCTTAATAGAAGGGCAATTTCCTAACTACCAGCAACTCCTGCCGGAGGGCTACGAGCTACGGCTGGAAATAGAAAGGGACCAGTTTATCAATGCTTTGAGACGAGTCTCTCTCCTAGCGCAGAACAACCCAGTCAAGTTAAAAATAGATGATGAGCAAATGAAGATTTCCGCCATGACGTATGATGTCGGAGAAGCCATGGAGGAGATCGAGGTTAAAAATAGTGGTGGCGGAATGGAGATCGCCTTCAATCCTCAGTTTCTTCTCGATGGTCTGGTGAGTGTTGGGGAGGAAAAGGTAGCCTTTGAGATGACGAGCCCCATAAAACCCGCTCTTTTGAAGCCCTCCGGACCCGAGAATTTTCTGTATTTAATCATGCCCGTTCGATTAAGTTAA
- a CDS encoding RNA-binding S4 domain-containing protein, whose product MEEVFLKKGTKLDQFLKFSNVASTGGEAKILVKSGRIKVNGYVELRRGYKLKQGDVVEVEGVGSFFICFTEK is encoded by the coding sequence GTGGAAGAAGTCTTCTTAAAGAAGGGCACGAAGCTCGATCAGTTTTTAAAATTCTCTAATGTGGCCTCTACGGGCGGAGAGGCCAAGATCTTGGTCAAGAGCGGACGGATTAAAGTCAATGGTTATGTAGAGCTAAGAAGGGGCTACAAACTCAAACAGGGAGATGTAGTGGAAGTCGAAGGAGTTGGCTCCTTTTTTATTTGTTTTACCGAGAAGTGA
- the recF gene encoding DNA replication/repair protein RecF, whose product MHLKAIDLLNYRNYTELGLNFSPSLNIILGNNAKGKTNILEAIHLLSLGKSHRTRLNRELINWEATFSCIRGKAMKEGKETCVELMIGEDGLSRIKINGALKRRVGDLIGHINVVLFCPEDLKIVKEGPEWRRGFIDDVISPVHPQYYFWRQRYLRVLRQRNALLKQIAMQQRHPTALDVWDKHLIETGTRIIIQRERIIKRLCKYSNEAYRRMTGGKEGDNLHLTYLCELIEDEPTLGKIKNHFELELEGKRELEIERGMTLVGPHRDDLLIQVNGVDMRTFGSQGEQRTSSLALRLGQWELIREETKDFPILLLDDALSELDEKRRTFLMEMIEEDAQTIITSTNLGYFAPQHLKDANLFRIEGEQVSRDV is encoded by the coding sequence ATGCATTTAAAAGCGATAGACCTCTTGAATTACAGGAACTACACAGAGCTCGGTTTGAATTTTTCACCCTCTCTCAATATCATCCTGGGGAACAATGCCAAAGGGAAGACGAATATTTTGGAGGCCATCCATCTTTTATCTTTGGGGAAGTCGCACAGAACCCGCTTAAATAGGGAACTAATCAACTGGGAGGCAACCTTTTCCTGTATCAGGGGGAAGGCAATGAAGGAGGGGAAGGAAACCTGCGTAGAGTTGATGATCGGAGAGGATGGTTTAAGCAGGATAAAAATAAATGGGGCGCTTAAGAGGAGAGTAGGCGATTTGATCGGCCACATAAACGTCGTTCTCTTTTGCCCTGAAGACCTAAAAATCGTCAAGGAGGGTCCGGAGTGGCGGAGAGGCTTCATCGATGATGTCATTAGCCCAGTCCATCCACAATACTACTTTTGGAGGCAGCGGTATTTGAGGGTGCTCAGGCAAAGGAATGCCCTCCTCAAACAAATTGCCATGCAACAGCGGCACCCAACTGCTCTCGATGTGTGGGATAAACATTTAATTGAGACCGGGACACGGATCATAATTCAAAGAGAGAGGATAATAAAAAGGCTATGCAAATATAGCAATGAAGCATATAGAAGGATGACCGGGGGAAAGGAGGGGGACAATCTACACCTAACCTATCTTTGCGAATTGATCGAGGATGAGCCGACCCTGGGGAAGATAAAGAACCACTTCGAATTGGAGCTTGAGGGGAAGAGAGAGTTGGAAATCGAGAGAGGGATGACCCTGGTTGGACCCCACCGAGATGACCTCTTAATCCAGGTAAACGGGGTTGATATGAGAACCTTTGGATCTCAGGGGGAGCAGAGAACATCCTCCCTGGCCTTAAGGCTCGGTCAATGGGAGCTCATTAGGGAGGAGACAAAGGATTTCCCCATCCTTCTCCTAGACGACGCCCTGTCCGAGCTCGATGAGAAGAGGCGAACATTTCTCATGGAGATGATCGAAGAAGATGCACAAACCATAATAACCAGCACAAACCTGGGTTATTTCGCACCACAGCATCTCAAAGACGCCAACCTCTTCAGAATAGAGGGAGAACAGGTGAGTCGGGATGTTTAA
- a CDS encoding DUF721 domain-containing protein — MFKSIREILNETMDNLKIKKKIEQGLSLTIWSRVVGEEIFHNARPYLIKNGILFVSTTSPMWAHELSFIKPDLLRALNNYLKKEVVKDIRFQPKGVDEAKGFTDSNLGEAGMGHGDPLRVCGTPGEIELSESDIKEIEAAVKAVSDERLRGKLTKILILDKKFNISRLRRGFKPCTKCGRLYKPEPTGPGSSTCRTGRERSLCTLCILSEK, encoded by the coding sequence ATGTTTAAATCCATCCGGGAAATTTTAAACGAAACCATGGACAACCTTAAAATAAAGAAGAAAATTGAGCAAGGCCTGAGCTTAACCATTTGGAGCAGGGTGGTTGGAGAGGAGATTTTCCATAATGCCCGACCCTACCTCATCAAAAATGGAATTTTATTCGTTTCCACAACATCTCCCATGTGGGCTCATGAACTGAGCTTCATCAAGCCGGACCTACTCAGAGCCCTCAATAATTACCTGAAGAAGGAGGTAGTTAAGGACATTAGATTCCAACCTAAGGGGGTGGATGAGGCGAAAGGCTTCACCGATTCGAATTTGGGGGAAGCAGGCATGGGGCACGGAGACCCCCTACGGGTCTGTGGGACGCCCGGGGAGATAGAACTCTCCGAAAGCGATATAAAGGAGATTGAAGCCGCCGTTAAAGCCGTATCCGACGAAAGACTAAGAGGGAAACTCACGAAAATCTTAATTTTGGATAAAAAGTTCAACATATCCCGATTGCGGAGGGGGTTTAAGCCCTGCACCAAGTGCGGGAGGCTTTACAAACCGGAGCCCACTGGTCCAGGCAGCTCCACCTGCCGGACGGGCAGGGAGAGAAGTTTATGTACGCTTTGTATTTTAAGCGAAAAATAG